CCATTCGTAGCAACGGTAGTAGCTGTGGTAGCAACAGATTTATTAAAAGGAGTAGGAATTGGCCTTGCCATCTCAGTTTTCTATATTCTTCAGGGAAATATGAAAAGAGCTTATTATCTGAGCAGAGAAAGACTGGATGATGCTGACGGAATCAATATAAAACTGGCTGAAGAAGTTTCATTTTTAAATAAAGCAGCAATCAAAAAAACACTTAAAAACATAAAGCCTAACTCTACCGTTATCATTGATGCGAGGAACACTTCCTACATTGCAACAGATGTACTGGAAATGATTCAGGATTTTGCCAATATCCGCGCAAAAGAACAGGACATCAATGTAGAACTTCTGGGCTTTAAAACTTCATACAAAGATTACGAAAGAAGTGAGGATTCTCACATTTTAGTCACTCATAAAAGAGCCATGTAATCTCAAACATCAATTAATTTTTTTAACTTTAAATTCGAAAATAATAAATAAAATATGAAAGCACATACATACGAAACACAGTCAACAATTACTCCAGAGAAAGCATTAGAATTCTTAAAAGAAGGAAACCAGAGATTTGTAAACAACCTTAAAGCTAACAGAGACCTTCTTGAACAAGTGAATGCTACCCGTGAAGGGCAATGGCCGTTTGCTGTAGTTTTAAGCTGTATAGACAGCCGTACTTCTGCAGAACTTATCTTTGACCAGGGATTAGGAGATGTTTTCAGTATCAGAATTGCGGGTAACTTTGTTAATCAGGATATTCTTGGATCTATGGAATTCGGTTGTAACGTTGCCGGTTCTAAACTGATTGTAGTATTAGGACACACAAAATGCGGTGCATTGAAAGGAGGTCTTGACGCTGCACAAATTGAAGGAATGGGAATGGATAACCTAAACCACCTTATCA
The nucleotide sequence above comes from Chryseobacterium sp. 7. Encoded proteins:
- a CDS encoding carbonic anhydrase — its product is MKAHTYETQSTITPEKALEFLKEGNQRFVNNLKANRDLLEQVNATREGQWPFAVVLSCIDSRTSAELIFDQGLGDVFSIRIAGNFVNQDILGSMEFGCNVAGSKLIVVLGHTKCGALKGGLDAAQIEGMGMDNLNHLINHFNPIINDIIEENEERSSKNSSLLERLNQQNVRSAIEDIRKQSSTLKNLETEGKIKIVGANYDVETGVVTWL